A genomic region of Colletes latitarsis isolate SP2378_abdomen chromosome 7, iyColLati1, whole genome shotgun sequence contains the following coding sequences:
- the LOC143343246 gene encoding uncharacterized protein LOC143343246, producing the protein MALKFVAFVACLGLVRASGPAAYEIATASGDLGSIGYSQESTQKGYAGQNVITAYSRGEDSAHSSVRVSSHSISNDGLLNYNIAHAPLIAKSYAAPYSYAASAPLLAKTYAAPLSYAAPAPLLAKSYAAPYSYAASAPLLTKGYAAPLSYAAPASLLTKTYATPATSFLAKSYLQPSAPLLAKSYLAPSASLAYPAQLPLIAKSGLIAHGDAYSASIASAPLLTKAYTPSIIAKSASLYDYAPQVISKTLLPSGTISHTVFNGIGANYAW; encoded by the exons ATGGCACTAAAG TTCGTAGCATTCGTAGCTTGTTTGGGATTAGTCCGCGCTAGCGGTCCAGCGGCATACGAAATCGCCACTGCGTCCGGAGACCTGGGCAGCATTGGTTACAGCCAGGAGTCCACGCAGAAGGGCTACGCGGGCCAGAACGTGATCACGGCTTACTCGAGAGGCGAGGACAGCGCACATTCCTCCGTTCGCGTGAGCAGTCACAGCATCAGCAACGATGGCCTGTTGAACTACAACATCGCTCATGCTCCCCTCATCGCCAAGAGCTACGCTGCCCCTTACAGCTACGCTGCATCGGCACCTTTACTGGCAAAGACCTACGCCGCCCCGCTCAGCTATGCCGCCCCAGCACCTCTTCTAGCCAAGAGCTACGCCGCGCCTTACAGCTATGCCGCTTCAGCGCCTCTTCTGACCAAGGGCTATGCCGCCCCGCTCAGCTACGCTGCTCCAGCATCCCTTCTGACCAAGACCTACGCTACTCCGGCTACTTCTTTCCTAGCTAAGTCCTACCTCCAACCATCTGCTCCTCTTCTGGCCAAGTCCTACCTCGCACCTTCTGCATCCCTTGCATATCCTGCCCAGTTGCCACTGATCGCTAAGAGCGGTTTGATCGCCCACGGTGACGCATATTCCGCGTCCATTGCTTCGGCTCCTCTTCTGACTAAGGCTTACACCCCATCGATCATCGCCAAATCCGCATCCCTCTACGACTACGCTCCCCAAGTCATCTCGAAGACTCTCTTACCCTCCGGCACCATCAGCCACACCGTCTTCAACGGCATTGGAGCCAACTATGCTTGGTAA